In the genome of Microtus pennsylvanicus isolate mMicPen1 chromosome X, mMicPen1.hap1, whole genome shotgun sequence, the window CTTTATTGTTTATGCAGGTCCTGCTGCTACTCTTCCTCTGTCCCTTAACCAAAAACAACTGGAATTTTGGAAGGACTAATTAACATATAGTATGTTTAGTCATTGCACAATGGCCATACTGGAGCTGGCTTCTACTACTGTCGGACAAATATACTGATGGAGTGCCTAAAAGCGTATTCAGGCAAGTAACTGCCCATTACAAAAAGGCTGATGGTGATGGtaggaaggatttttattttgtggggtaatggtggcacacacctttaatcccagcactcaggggcagaggcaggtggatctctgtgagttcaaggccagtctggtctacagagggagttccaggacaggctccaaagctacacagaaaaaccctgtctcaaaaatcttttttaaaaaaaggatatattattttagaaattccTATCTAAGGCTGCATATGGTGaggaatgcctttaatcctaaaatttgggaggcagagacaggcagatctctgttctagttaggattactattgctgtgaaaaaacatGGCCAAAatcaagttggagaggaaaaggtttgtttggcttacacttccacattgaaGCCCATCATTTaaaggaagtgaggacaggaactcaagcaggacagtaatctggaggcaggggctgatgcacaggccatggaggagtgctgcttactggcttgcttaggcttctttcttatagaacccaggaccatcagttCCACAATGTACCGGGCCCTTCTCTGTCAATCACTAAGGAAATCCTCTACAGGCTTGTCCATAGCCAATCTATTTATAAAGGCATGTTCTCAACTGAGGGTCCCATctctcaaatgactttagcttattTAGTTGACAAAAAACTAGTCAGTAcaaaggccatcctggtctacatggcaagtttcagatcagccagggcaacacagagagatgctgtctcaaaagaattTATGTCTAGGATAAAGAAaagctacttttaaaaaattaccctGTATTTTTAAGCTTTACTTTCCTAGTCCACTATTACTCGtagaaaaataattaaggatACCAACTGCGTGGCCTTCATATGCTGTGGATATATAAACATGCTATTGATATTATGACCAGTCTCACAACTTCCTCCATGTCGCTTCACCATGaagctatttaaatatttatgtacttAAATCTACCCATTTTGATGGACACTTTGCCAATAATCTTATATTCAGAAAGGGCATATCTGAGTCAAGATGATACAAACCTCTACTTTAGGGCAGCATCCTTTGGTTTCATTGATGAAATGTGAACCATTAATCCATTTAGAATGTACTCTATATAGTAAAATATAATGCAAAGAACTCCCTCCTCAAACCACTCCcagaaatattttctcaaaatgttTCTTGATTCTATTATTCTTTCACTGATTCCTATGTCCCAACACAtgaaatacatatattcattcaCTTAAAATATTCTGTTCCTCTATTTTGGTGgctaaaatacttttttaattaaGTGCCACTTTATACCAAATTTTGCTCtgcaaaaactttttaaaatatttattttgttttctgtgtgttttgcatgcatgtatgatcCTCAGAACTGAAGTTATACATGGCTGTgtgctaccatgtaggtgctgggatcaaGCCCATGTCCTCTTCAAggacaacaagtgctcttactgctgagctGACTCTTTAGGCCTCTCCTTACTTTTCCCACTTGACATATTCTTTCCACtccttttaaaacaattaaaaaagagacCATGAGTTTGACAGCAAGCAAGGCAGGGTATATGGAAAGGatcaaagggaagaaaatggaaatattataTAGTTCCAAAAATCTTAaaagtagctttttaaaaatggaaagagagaagcacCTCCCAAAGTCACAAAATAGGAGTCCTTTTTATATCAATCTCAGggacaaaaacatttaaattatatgtatattttgatcTCACCTTTATTAAAATATGCATTCATAATTCTATGGGCATATGGTAAAGTAGTAATTATGGTTATTTCGTGTATGCTAGACAGCCCCATTGTACCTCACCACCTTCATCCATTTCTCTTTGCTCGTGTACCTGAGGCTTCCCAATATAGCCTACATATAAAAGGTCCTCCTTCTCTGGCTTCCAGTTTGGTAAAAGGGAGGAGCTATCTGTATACTGGGAAGATGCAGAAGTAAAATAGAGGTTAGTCATTTCTTAGTTTGGCATCTTTGTTTTCAGGATTCAGATGTACATCACAACTGCTGTCAGATGGCCCCTTCCCCCACAGCTGTATACCATTCCAGTAACGTTTGCCCCACACCCCATCCCCCCCTTTGCCTATTAGAACTCAAAACGTAGTTACATTTGAAAACAGTCTTTACAGAAATAATTAAGTGATGTTACCACACCAGGCCCTAATCCAATGACTGGGACCTTGTAAgaaatttggaaataaatatacagagatgGTCGTGGACACTGCTTAAGAGCCAGCTGTCAGCATCATGATCCTTTGTGGTACAGAACTAAGAAATTTCTGTCCACCAGTCTATAGCATTGTTATGCTTGTCCAAACTGAACAATATACGCCATGACTCTGCCTCTCTGCCAATGAGAAAAAAGCTCCAGGACTCTGCCTGATCTCATAGGATTCAGGAGTCTTCCAATTTGCCCTTAATCACATTTTCCAAATTTCAACAAAAATCCTGTTAATACTTTTCCTGCTAAAAGTGTAAAAACAGCCATATGGGGAAAAAAACATGACCAGGAACTTTTCCTAGGACTTAGAAAAGCAATCTAGCCCAGAGAAGCCACACTGAGGGGAAGTGAACTGACAGGACATAACCCTATCTCCTACAGCAAGCATTTTGAAaagattttctcttttaattatgtgtatgtgtgggccaTGTCCATGCAATTACCTGAGATGGCCAGAAGgtaccagatcccctggggctgctGCTACAGGTGGTCATGaactgctgggaaccaaacctgggtcctctgaaagagcagtacaggctgagccatctctccagtccaagtaAGGGACTTTTCTTCTGGGAGGCAAATTCTTCTGTGCCATCTAAATATTTAATGAGCCTGCATTTGTTAGACTCAGTAATACAAAAGGCACACCAGAAAAGTTTTTGCTTTGAAATTTAGAAACAAGTTTATTTAAGATCTGAAATACAATTCCTAAAATATCAACTTCTCAGAAAACGGTGGCTACACAATAATGCATTGCCTCTAGCATGTTAGAACGTGCATTAGACTCCaatacaaaaccagaaaacaaatcaCCATCCTTCAACAATTTGAGCAAAGATAGAATGAATGCCTAAGGAACAACAAAGATGGATTGCAGAGGATGGGCTGTTTACatcaagcacaaaaaaaaaaagaagcacaaatGCATGGGTTTGCGGGTATATACATTAAGTTGAACCTTTGGCACTAGGAACCAGGGCATCTTATCACGTAGCATTAACACATATTAGAAAACTGTGTAGTGTCAAAGGGATAGGACCACCAGCATTCAAGCAATGTTGTCAACTAGGCAATAAAATGTTCTACTGAATTTCTTCTTTGTCTAATTACTGCATACACTGGTAGCAACTCTGAAATGAGGAAAGGAGCCGAGCActccttttattttctgcttaCAACAGAACAGCAAACAAACTGAAACATAAGCCCTGTTTTACACTGACAGTTTTAAGGAACATCAATTATACAATGAAAGGACTAAACAGAAGTGTTTACAGATACCAGACAATAGTGAGCGGTCAGTAGACCTTCACAGGGCTTTGCGATGATACTCAGCAGAAGCCACTTTGTAATCACTGgcagaaaagagagaggcagaattcTTTGCCAGATACTTAAGGAAATCATGCAAATAGCCCAACAGTAATGCAAGGCTTTTCTCATCAAGGGGCGTATAAGCCAACATTGCCCCAATTCTCACAAATAATCTCAGCAGGTGTGGTGCCCCATAGATCTGCGACATTGGCGCATCGGGGTGAGCCAGAAGGATTTCAGCATATTGAGGCCTCTCAAACTTGTAGAGCAGCTGAGTGCCTAGCATCACATTGAAGTACTCTTTTATCCCTCCCACCACCTCATTCACTGCATACTCCTTATTATCAACATTTCCCTGCGATCTCTTACAATTGGCATACTCCTCAAGAATGGCATCCACATTCTTTTTAGCAGGGAGCTGGAACAACTGCTTCTGCCGAGTAACCAAGTCCCAGTCCTCCACCAGCCATGGTTTTAATTCTTCAGGAATCTTCACTTTCACCTCCATTCTATTCTTAAATGCCTCCTCACTCTCCACAGTGGGGTCAGCCCGTGCCCTCTTCTTGCGTGGGGGCTGGGGCATTTCGCTGGTGCTGCCGCCATCGCCGTTACCAGGAGCTTTCTGCTTGTTCTTGCGTGTCTTCCGCACAGAACCAGAAGGGGGGTTCTCAGCAGAGCGACCGCCCCATCTTCCTGGGAGGGCTGGTTCAAGATTCTTTGGCTGGGAACCAGCTGACTTCTTTCCGGAGGCAGCTCCCCTCATCTTACTTCTCTGCATGTTGCCTCGAGTTGGCTTCTTAAAGTTGTCTTCTTCAGCAGATTGTTGTCCACGAGTTTGAGAAGTCTGCTTTCTGGAACTCATTCAACCCTGTTTTTATTCCAACCACTGtaatatataaagtattttatttggtTGTTTACTATGGTGACTTTGAGGCCCATCAGAACACAACACATGCCCAAATCTGTTTGCTATGGATTCCAGGTCCTATTTCTGGACCATTTATAAGTGCATTTCtatcttctcctttctctaaTCCTTACTACCACCCACAACCCTTGCCTCACTCAACAACTCATGAGACATGCCCACAAAATCGTTTCTTGATGCTATTTAAAAGACAGGGacttaattttagaaaaagataTTGTGACAAAACCATAGAAGGAAGTGGAGTTGAAATTCAAGACTGGAACAAGAATAAGAATTTCAAAGTATAAGGAAGAATGGCTTAATGGGTTGTAGGTAAAGTGAATTAACAGTAAAAATCTGTGTGTACAAGTCTAGGTATGCCTTAAGTAGTGTAATGGCAAAGAAAcgacacacacctcacacagagGAATACAATAATTGAAGGTTAGAGTCAAACTGGCTTCTGTAGCACTACGCCTGGGTAGCTAATTAAAAGCACAGATTTTTAAGGGTTAGTTTGACACCATCAGCAAACAAGATTAGCCCAGTGATCGTTACACAAAGAAAACAGCTCAGTAACTGCTTGCTGGAAGAGGAGAACCTCGGGTAGGTGTGAGCCACAACTTTCAGGTTTTGAGGATGGATGACCTTATTTGTACCATCATCAGATGAGATGTATGCACAAGTAAAGTgctcagaggagaaagatgcttgGTTTGGGACTTTTTATATTGGGGGTGTGCACTTGAACAGAGAAATGTTCACACTCAGGTAAGAGGCAAAGAAGTGGAGATTTAAGTAGCTGTTGTACAGCTGGTAGCATATACTATGAACCAGTGAACCATTTATTTCATTGAGAACAGAGGAATTTCATATAGAATTCTGGAAAACCTAAGGAAGGTATTAGGTATTAAAAAGGAATTATCAAGAAAGAGaccacagataaaataaaatggtgaGATCTTCATTGGAGAGGAAGAATGTGATTTTGGAAGCCAAAGTTAGGTTTCAAGAGAAAGAATGTTCAGTGAAAATGagctaaaaaataaatctcctgCTATTCTTATAGCATGACTCATTAAACAATCCCCTGGACTTACAcaatcttccttctttcccttccaagGACTCCTAGTAATTTCCCAGATGGAATCTTAGAGATCTCCTAGGATGGTCTGGAAGGATGAAGTGA includes:
- the Morf4l2 gene encoding mortality factor 4-like protein 2; its protein translation is MSSRKQTSQTRGQQSAEEDNFKKPTRGNMQRSKMRGAASGKKSAGSQPKNLEPALPGRWGGRSAENPPSGSVRKTRKNKQKAPGNGDGGSTSEMPQPPRKKRARADPTVESEEAFKNRMEVKVKIPEELKPWLVEDWDLVTRQKQLFQLPAKKNVDAILEEYANCKRSQGNVDNKEYAVNEVVGGIKEYFNVMLGTQLLYKFERPQYAEILLAHPDAPMSQIYGAPHLLRLFVRIGAMLAYTPLDEKSLALLLGYLHDFLKYLAKNSASLFSASDYKVASAEYHRKAL